A genomic segment from Streptosporangium roseum DSM 43021 encodes:
- a CDS encoding Trp biosynthesis-associated membrane protein encodes MTARRVLWTWVAVCAAGATLVLLAAGREWFTVTYGPRKVAVTAAELVPALGPAAWAALAAVVAVLATRGVWRRLVGAVMALCGAGMIAWAWQGSDSGAALEIAARQIPLAEPGALHAAPAAAWPLVAGAGGLLLACAGVVAAVRGAGWPGMSDRYDRRGSGPAAAGAASTGGAPSERALWDAIDLGSDPTVGPEDTAAPEDTAAPESTAGPENRER; translated from the coding sequence GTGACCGCCCGGCGGGTGCTGTGGACCTGGGTGGCCGTCTGCGCGGCGGGCGCCACGCTCGTGCTGCTCGCCGCCGGCCGCGAGTGGTTCACCGTGACGTACGGCCCGCGCAAGGTGGCGGTCACCGCCGCGGAACTGGTGCCCGCGCTCGGCCCGGCGGCCTGGGCGGCGCTCGCCGCGGTGGTCGCGGTGCTCGCGACCCGGGGGGTCTGGCGCAGGCTCGTCGGCGCGGTGATGGCCCTCTGCGGAGCGGGGATGATCGCCTGGGCCTGGCAGGGAAGCGACTCGGGCGCGGCGCTGGAGATCGCGGCCCGGCAGATCCCGCTGGCCGAGCCCGGCGCCCTCCACGCCGCCCCGGCCGCCGCCTGGCCGCTGGTCGCCGGGGCTGGCGGGCTGCTGCTGGCGTGCGCGGGAGTGGTGGCCGCCGTCAGGGGCGCCGGCTGGCCCGGCATGTCCGACCGCTACGACCGCCGCGGATCGGGCCCGGCCGCCGCCGGCGCCGCCTCCACCGGCGGGGCTCCGAGCGAGCGGGCGCTGTGGGACGCGATCGACCTCGGCTCCGATCCGACGGTCGGTCCGGAGGACACCGCCGCTCCGGAAGACACGGCCGCTCCGGAGAGCACGGCCGGTCCGGAGAACAGGGAGCGTTGA
- the trpB gene encoding tryptophan synthase subunit beta, producing the protein MAGNGVHGDDPDVHGKFGVFGGRYVPEALIPALDEVAAEYEKARNDAGFLREFDHLLRTYAGRPTTLTEVPRFAEQAGGARIILKREDLTHTGAHKINNVLGQALLTKRLGKTRVIAETGAGQHGVATATAAALMGLECVIYMGAVDCERQALNVARMKLLGATVVPVTNGSQTLKDAINEAFRDWVANVDRTHYLFGTIAGPHPFPEIVRDFARIIGVEARRQMLELTGRLPDAVAAAVGGGSNAIGIFHAFIGDEGVQLHGYEAGGRGLETGEHALTLTEGSIGVLHGSRTYVLQDEEGQTIDSHSISAGLDYPGVGPEHAWLKDTGRASYHGITDAEAMDAFALLARTEGIIPAIESSHALAGALKLGREMGPEATILVNLSGRGDKDMGTAMKYFNL; encoded by the coding sequence CTGGCCGGCAACGGCGTTCACGGGGACGACCCGGACGTCCACGGCAAGTTCGGCGTCTTCGGCGGGCGCTACGTGCCCGAGGCCCTCATCCCGGCGCTGGACGAGGTGGCCGCCGAGTACGAGAAGGCCAGGAACGACGCCGGCTTCCTGCGCGAGTTCGACCACCTGCTGCGCACCTACGCCGGGCGGCCGACCACCCTCACCGAGGTGCCGCGGTTCGCCGAGCAGGCGGGCGGCGCCCGGATCATCCTCAAGCGCGAGGACCTGACCCACACCGGCGCTCACAAGATCAACAACGTGCTCGGCCAGGCCCTGCTCACCAAGCGCCTGGGCAAGACGAGGGTGATCGCCGAGACCGGCGCGGGCCAGCACGGCGTGGCCACCGCCACCGCCGCCGCCCTGATGGGCCTGGAGTGCGTGATCTACATGGGGGCCGTCGACTGCGAGCGCCAGGCGCTCAACGTCGCCCGCATGAAGCTGCTCGGCGCCACCGTCGTCCCGGTCACCAACGGCAGCCAGACCCTCAAGGACGCCATCAACGAGGCCTTCCGCGACTGGGTCGCCAACGTCGACCGCACCCACTACCTTTTCGGCACGATCGCCGGCCCGCACCCGTTCCCGGAGATCGTCCGCGACTTCGCCCGCATCATCGGCGTCGAGGCCCGCCGGCAGATGCTGGAGCTCACCGGCAGGCTGCCGGACGCCGTCGCCGCCGCGGTCGGCGGCGGTTCCAACGCGATCGGCATCTTCCACGCCTTCATCGGCGACGAGGGCGTCCAGCTCCACGGCTACGAAGCCGGCGGCCGGGGCCTGGAGACCGGCGAGCACGCCCTCACGCTCACCGAGGGCTCCATCGGGGTCCTGCACGGCTCGCGCACCTACGTCCTGCAGGACGAGGAGGGGCAGACGATCGATTCCCACTCGATCTCCGCCGGCCTCGACTACCCCGGCGTCGGCCCCGAGCACGCCTGGCTGAAGGACACCGGCCGCGCCTCCTACCACGGCATCACCGACGCCGAGGCCATGGACGCCTTCGCGCTGCTCGCCCGCACCGAGGGCATCATCCCGGCGATCGAGTCATCCCACGCGCTCGCCGGCGCCCTCAAGCTCGGCCGTGAGATGGGACCCGAGGCGACCATCCTGGTCAACCTCTCGGGCCGTGGCGACAAGGACATGGGCACCGCCATGAAGTACTTCAACCTCTGA
- the hisI gene encoding phosphoribosyl-AMP cyclohydrolase, producing the protein MSLDPAIAARLKRTGDGLVPAIVQQYDTGEVLMLAWMDDEALHRTLTTGRATYWSRSRGSYWVKGDTSGHVQHVRSAALDCDGDTILLKVDQVGAACHTGDRTCFDADELAVNPK; encoded by the coding sequence ATGTCCCTTGACCCCGCCATCGCGGCACGGCTGAAGCGCACCGGCGACGGGCTGGTGCCCGCGATCGTCCAGCAGTACGACACCGGCGAGGTGCTGATGCTCGCCTGGATGGACGACGAGGCCCTGCATCGCACGCTCACCACCGGCCGGGCCACCTACTGGTCGCGCAGCCGCGGTTCCTACTGGGTCAAGGGCGACACCTCCGGTCACGTCCAGCACGTCAGGTCCGCCGCCCTCGACTGCGACGGCGACACGATCCTGCTCAAGGTCGACCAGGTGGGCGCCGCCTGCCACACCGGCGACCGGACCTGCTTCGACGCCGACGAGCTGGCGGTGAACCCGAAGTGA
- the trpC gene encoding indole-3-glycerol phosphate synthase TrpC has translation MSVLEEILEGVRADLAGRQETVSLAELKERAERAPAPRDAYAALGGDQVAVIAEVKRSSPSKGALAAIADPAALAGDYESGGAHVISVLTERRRFGGSLDDLAAVRAVVDIPVLRKDFIVTSYQLWEARAYGADLVLLIVAALDQNALVSLIERAESIGLTPLVEVHTEEELDRALAAGARIIGINARNLKTLEVDREVFAKLAPKIPEGVIKIAESGVRGPHDLLAYARAGADAVLVGESLVTGKDPRAAVVDLVTAGAHPASRPEGQ, from the coding sequence GTGAGCGTTCTGGAGGAAATCCTCGAAGGGGTGCGCGCTGATCTGGCCGGCAGGCAGGAGACGGTGTCGCTGGCCGAGCTCAAGGAGCGGGCCGAGCGGGCGCCCGCGCCCCGCGACGCCTATGCGGCGCTGGGGGGCGACCAGGTGGCGGTCATCGCAGAGGTGAAGCGTTCCAGCCCGTCCAAGGGCGCGCTCGCCGCGATCGCCGACCCCGCCGCGCTCGCCGGTGACTACGAGTCGGGCGGCGCCCACGTCATCAGCGTGCTGACCGAGAGGCGCCGCTTCGGCGGCAGCCTCGACGACCTGGCCGCCGTGCGCGCCGTGGTCGATATCCCGGTGCTGCGCAAGGACTTCATCGTCACCTCCTACCAGCTCTGGGAGGCCCGGGCCTACGGCGCCGACCTGGTGCTGCTGATCGTGGCCGCGCTGGACCAGAACGCGCTGGTCTCGCTCATCGAGCGGGCCGAGTCGATCGGCCTGACCCCGCTGGTCGAGGTGCACACCGAAGAGGAGCTAGACCGGGCGCTCGCCGCGGGAGCCCGGATCATCGGCATCAACGCCCGCAACCTCAAGACCCTTGAGGTGGACCGCGAGGTGTTCGCGAAGCTGGCCCCGAAGATCCCCGAAGGCGTCATCAAGATCGCCGAATCGGGTGTGCGCGGTCCGCATGACCTGCTCGCCTACGCCAGGGCGGGCGCCGACGCCGTCCTCGTCGGCGAGAGCCTGGTCACCGGGAAGGACCCGCGGGCCGCGGTGGTCGACCTGGTCACCGCCGGCGCCCACCCCGCATCTCGACCTGAGGGGCAGTAA
- a CDS encoding DUF4190 domain-containing protein: MSYGNQSGGYGPPQGGGYGSPGGYGPPPGGGYDPYGYGAQPPRGNNGMAIAALIMGIAGLFICGITSIVGIVLGHISLGQIKRTHEEGRGMAIAGLVLSYFGVACWLVVLVIWLVAIGVLAGSASLSGY, encoded by the coding sequence ATGAGCTACGGGAACCAGTCCGGCGGTTACGGGCCACCGCAGGGCGGCGGATACGGCTCTCCCGGCGGGTACGGCCCGCCCCCCGGCGGCGGTTACGACCCCTACGGCTACGGCGCGCAGCCGCCCCGGGGCAACAACGGCATGGCCATCGCCGCGCTGATCATGGGCATCGCCGGGCTGTTCATATGCGGCATCACCTCGATCGTGGGCATCGTGCTGGGGCACATCTCGCTGGGCCAGATCAAGCGGACGCACGAGGAGGGGCGCGGCATGGCCATCGCCGGCCTGGTCCTGTCCTACTTCGGCGTCGCCTGCTGGCTGGTCGTGCTGGTGATCTGGCTGGTCGCGATCGGTGTACTGGCCGGTTCCGCCTCGCTGTCGGGTTACTGA
- the trpA gene encoding tryptophan synthase subunit alpha: MTTLQTVFARAKADDRAALIGYLPAGFPTKDGAIAAAAAMVDAGCDVIEIGLPYSDPLMDGPTIQDAVHRSLTNGTRIADVLRTVEGVAKTGAATLVMTYWNPIDRYGADRFARALADAGGVGTITPDLTPEEAEPWRAASAGAGIDTVFLVAPSSPESRIKAVVGCCTGFVYAASLMGVTGARESVGEAAQGLVERTRLQTDMPVCVGLGVGTGKQAAEVARYADGVIVGSAFIRRLLDAPDEASGLAAVRELGAELAAGVRR, from the coding sequence ATGACGACTCTTCAGACGGTGTTCGCCAGGGCGAAGGCGGACGATCGCGCCGCCCTCATCGGATACCTCCCCGCCGGCTTCCCGACGAAGGACGGCGCGATCGCGGCCGCCGCCGCCATGGTGGACGCGGGCTGCGATGTGATCGAGATCGGCCTGCCCTACTCCGATCCGCTCATGGACGGCCCGACGATCCAGGACGCCGTGCACCGGTCGCTGACCAACGGCACCCGCATCGCCGACGTGCTGCGCACGGTCGAGGGCGTGGCCAAGACGGGCGCCGCCACGCTGGTCATGACCTACTGGAACCCGATCGACCGCTACGGCGCCGACCGGTTCGCCCGTGCCCTGGCGGACGCGGGCGGGGTGGGCACCATCACCCCCGACCTGACCCCGGAGGAGGCCGAGCCCTGGCGCGCGGCCAGCGCCGGCGCCGGGATCGACACCGTCTTCCTGGTCGCGCCGAGCTCTCCCGAGAGCCGTATCAAGGCCGTTGTCGGCTGCTGCACCGGCTTCGTCTACGCCGCCTCGCTGATGGGCGTCACGGGCGCCCGCGAGTCGGTCGGCGAGGCGGCCCAGGGGCTGGTCGAGCGGACCCGCCTGCAGACCGACATGCCGGTCTGCGTCGGGCTGGGCGTCGGCACCGGCAAGCAGGCCGCCGAGGTGGCCCGCTACGCCGACGGCGTCATCGTGGGCTCGGCGTTCATCCGCCGCCTGCTGGACGCCCCCGACGAGGCCTCCGGCCTGGCGGCGGTCCGCGAACTGGGCGCCGAGCTGGCGGCGGGCGTCCGGAGGTAG
- a CDS encoding DUF2752 domain-containing protein: MVTERTADVRGPRARALAVLAPLGAALAAGAAVAYVGVVDPNEPGHYPTCPFLMLTGLYCPGCGGLRAVHALAHGDPVTALGLNLLVVVMVPVLAFLWGRWALRSWRGAPLKGISIHPSYVWAFLALMIVFWIVRNVAFGEFLAP; this comes from the coding sequence ATGGTGACGGAAAGGACCGCGGACGTACGGGGACCGCGGGCGCGGGCGCTGGCCGTGCTGGCCCCGCTCGGCGCCGCGCTGGCAGCCGGCGCAGCGGTCGCCTACGTGGGCGTGGTGGACCCGAACGAGCCGGGGCACTACCCCACGTGTCCCTTCCTCATGCTCACCGGGCTCTACTGTCCGGGCTGCGGCGGCCTGCGGGCCGTTCACGCGCTCGCCCACGGCGACCCCGTCACGGCCCTCGGACTCAACCTCCTGGTCGTGGTCATGGTCCCGGTCCTGGCCTTCCTGTGGGGGCGCTGGGCGCTGCGCTCCTGGCGGGGCGCGCCCCTGAAGGGGATATCCATACATCCTTCCTATGTATGGGCTTTTCTTGCTTTAATGATCGTTTTTTGGATAGTGAGAAATGTTGCTTTTGGGGAATTCTTGGCCCCATAG
- the ppk2 gene encoding polyphosphate kinase 2: MTEVLGEEPTEGQFPVLDVRSAVARSDLLDELPNLRVLDDDDDDPVLVRMDGTPVDTWREKYPYGERMDRAEYDRLKRLLQIELLKLQYWMKDTGGRLVVLFEGRDAAGKGGTIKRFMEHLNPRGAGVVALEKPSERESTQWYFQRYVSHLPAAGEMVFFDRSWYNRAGVERVMGFCSPEEYLEFMEQAPEFERMLVRDGIHLVKFWFSVSRSEQRTRFVIRQVDPVRQWKLSPMDLQSLDKWEDYTEAKEDMFLYTDTEQAPWTVIKSNDKKRARIEAMRHLLSQFEYDNKDHEIVGEPDPRIVVQAADLLDDDRAR, from the coding sequence ATGACAGAGGTGCTGGGCGAGGAGCCCACGGAGGGGCAGTTCCCGGTGCTCGACGTGCGGTCGGCCGTGGCACGCAGCGACCTGCTCGACGAGCTGCCGAATCTGCGCGTCCTGGACGATGACGACGACGATCCCGTCCTGGTGCGGATGGACGGCACTCCCGTGGACACCTGGCGGGAGAAATACCCCTACGGCGAGCGGATGGACCGGGCCGAGTACGACCGCCTCAAGCGACTGCTCCAGATCGAGCTGCTCAAGCTCCAGTACTGGATGAAGGACACCGGCGGGCGGCTGGTCGTCCTGTTCGAGGGGCGCGACGCGGCGGGCAAGGGCGGCACCATCAAGCGGTTCATGGAGCATCTCAACCCGCGCGGGGCCGGCGTGGTGGCCCTGGAGAAGCCGAGCGAGCGCGAGAGCACCCAGTGGTACTTCCAGCGCTACGTCTCCCACCTGCCGGCCGCGGGGGAGATGGTCTTCTTCGACCGCTCCTGGTACAACCGCGCCGGAGTGGAACGGGTGATGGGCTTCTGCTCGCCGGAGGAGTACCTGGAGTTCATGGAGCAGGCCCCCGAGTTCGAGCGCATGCTCGTCCGCGACGGCATCCACCTGGTCAAGTTCTGGTTCTCCGTCTCCCGGTCCGAGCAGCGCACCCGGTTCGTGATCCGCCAGGTCGACCCGGTGCGGCAGTGGAAGCTGTCGCCCATGGACCTGCAGTCGCTGGACAAGTGGGAGGACTACACCGAGGCCAAGGAGGACATGTTCCTGTACACCGACACCGAGCAGGCGCCGTGGACGGTGATCAAGAGCAACGACAAGAAGCGGGCCAGGATCGAGGCCATGCGCCACCTCCTGAGCCAGTTCGAGTACGACAACAAGGACCACGAGATCGTGGGGGAGCCCGATCCCAGGATCGTCGTCCAGGCGGCCGACCTGCTCGACGACGACCGCGCGCGCTGA